The Arachis hypogaea cultivar Tifrunner chromosome 16, arahy.Tifrunner.gnm2.J5K5, whole genome shotgun sequence genome contains a region encoding:
- the LOC112754087 gene encoding fructose-1,6-bisphosphatase, cytosolic-like isoform X2 encodes MLNQQPLPFRQSSRDDLWMVFGFLILHARQIQRIFGIYMLKDEHEPTLEDVLQPGKNMLAAGYCMYSSSCTLVLLLIIGPGMGTSCHGRN; translated from the exons ATGTTGAATCAACAGCCGCTTCCATTTAGGCAAAGCTCAAGAGATGATTTATGGATGGTGTTTGG ATTCCTGATTTTGCATGCTCGCCAAATCCAGAGA ATATTTGGGATCTATATGCTGAAAGATGAGCACGAACCAACCTTAGAAGACGTTCTGCAACCTGGCAAGAACATGTTGGCAGCTGGTTATTGTATGTACAGTAGCTCTTGCACG CTTGTTTTGCTGCTGATCATTGGTCCGGGCATGGGCACTTCGTGCCATGGCAGGAATTAG
- the LOC112754087 gene encoding fructose-1,6-bisphosphatase, chloroplastic-like isoform X1 yields the protein MDGVWVFMCVLTKGSSVSGDTPPNHLDYRCKLLLLFWQIPDFACSPNPENEHEPTLEDVLQPGKNMLAAGYCMYSSSCTLVLLLIIGPGMGTSCHGRN from the exons ATGGATGGTGTTTGG GTGTTTATGTGTGTTCTGACAAAGGGATCGAGTGTGAGTGGGGACACACCCCCAAACCATTTGGATTATCGTTgcaaattattgttattattttggcAGATTCCTGATTTTGCATGCTCGCCAAATCCAGAGA ATGAGCACGAACCAACCTTAGAAGACGTTCTGCAACCTGGCAAGAACATGTTGGCAGCTGGTTATTGTATGTACAGTAGCTCTTGCACG CTTGTTTTGCTGCTGATCATTGGTCCGGGCATGGGCACTTCGTGCCATGGCAGGAATTAG